In Colletotrichum higginsianum IMI 349063 chromosome 1, whole genome shotgun sequence, the DNA window TGTGACGGTGTAAAACGGACACCCGTCTGGGTCGCGCTCGGAATGGGATTGGGTTCACGGTGGTTCTATGGGACGCCACCTCCAATATCATATGCATGGCTGACTCTGACGAGGAAGAATGGTGTGCCAGGCTGAGCGCCCGAGGGAACAAGATTGCGGAGTAGAGTACCTTGGTTCCCTGCCGCAACGAGCCCAATATCCTGTAATATCTGTACCCGCACCCAGTCCGGATACCCAACCTACCCTGTGCTGCTACTGTAAAGGACGCATGAGCAATCCCTCCCCGCCCTTGTCAGGAGCTCCCATCCTCCTTTGCCTTACctggcctgggcctgggcctgggcctAGTCTTGCCACCTCATGTCGCACAAGAAGCGTCCTTCCTGGCACTTGATTCAAGGGATTGCTGGTCGTCAAAGCGAGCCGCCACAAATAGGAAATAGGGGGGTCGCTCGCTCATGCCAGCGAGTCTGTCGTCTGCCTGTCTATTCATGCATTCTTATGTTCGGACTGCCACGGCATGCCCAGCACCGCTCCGCTCCTCAGATGCCCAGTTGGCATTCTTTTCCCCATTTCGTGGGCCTGCCTGTCTCTTTCTCCCAACCTAGGTGCTCTGACGTCACAGCAGAGGAGTTGTTCCGGCGAGTTAACGTTAACATTCAACGGCTTGGCCAATACTGACTCTTGCACCGCACTAGTTGGTCATGAGCAAACGCAAGGAAGCTACTCAGTCCTAGGCTCGGCGTGCCGGTTTGCTTCTAGTGTGCGAATAAACTCTcaacctgctgctgcaagcCTATACAACGCTGCAGACCATCCTGCTCCCAAATCCAATCAACAACACGGTCGCAGCCATCCCTCCGTTCCGCCCTTGCAAAGGACCCTTGGTCAGCTCTTGTCGCCTTCAGCCTCGCCTGGGAGCATTTCCATGCCATCCTTCGCTTCAACTTCGGGCCCCCTCAGATCATGATGATACGTTCCTGAGGGAAGAATGCACCTGCAACGCTCAGCGGAGTTCGTACACGGGGCGATATGACATGTCACTCGGAGGCATGTCTACACTCACTACCGTACGGCCTTGGCCACCCCCGGTTTCCAGCAGCCCGTTCATGTAAGTGGTTGGATTGGGAAAGATCTTTCGCGCTCCCACCCCTTgaccaggccgccgccggagagAGATTATACGTACTTCGTCGCTGCTCACCGACTGCCATCCGGCACCACCAAAACCGGACTGGCCACTTGCCCTGTGGTCCATTGCCCTGTCTGAGTCTTGGCCGTCACGCCGTTGCGGCCGAAAACCCACCCCGGCGCCCCCTCCGGCGTCCTCACTCTCACGTCTGTTTGATCTTGCTTACCATCGCAACAAGTTCCGTCTGACACAGCCTCCCAAGattctttctcctcttcccatggctcgccgccgccgcctcatTCGCTAGATAAATCAATAGGAGCTGGCATAAGTCCGGGTTACAGCACATCCTCTCTAACATCTGGCCAACTTGCAACTTCGTCCATGATCAAGAAGCTCTCTGCCCCTCCGTACAGCAACGTAGCGAAAAGAGCCTCCGGCTGCGTCCGAATCCCTGGAAACAGCCTGCTGGCCGTCACCCACCGGTGCCCACCTTCCAACCACGCCCGCGTGACTAGAGGCCGGTTGAGGTGATAAATCATATTCGACGGCATGCGGTCCCCGAATTTCAAATCACCCAATGCCAACTCGTTTCCCCCGTAACACCGGTTCTCAGCTCCGCACACCTTTGCTTTTTTTGTGCCCTCAGACTTTGCCCTCACTTGCTGCCTGCACGATCCCGACCCCTTGCCGAGCACGCAGGGGCTCGGACGCACGCTGTCAGTACGGATGGTAATTATTTATACTGCCCAACGGTGCGTGGTGCTCTGTTCAGTCGCTTTGGCCGCTGCCCGTATCATCTTCAGCGATTTCGGTCGACCAACACCAGCAAAGGCTGAACAAATCAGAGTAACCGTGACCAACGGGTTGACGAAAGGAGCCGGCCGCCGACCGTTGAAGATACAATGACCATTGGGAAATAACTTGTATTCCTTTGGCCAACTCGGCGGAAGCCTTATCAACATAAACAAGGAAGACCACATTGTGCCCATCTTCGTTGCTATGAACCTGGTGACGGGGACCGATGCCCCAGTTGGTCGACTGAGTCGCTCATTTGGACTCATTTCCCTTCTCAAGAGGCCAAGATTTGATTTCGGGGATTTCTTTGAACAAGTCAAAGGGCGGGCCGGGCGAAACCCAACTTCTAGAACCCGAGAATTCTCACGACCGGCCGGCCTGTCCACGACCCAAACTCGTGGCGCTACGCTTCGGGTAGCAGCAGCATATGACCCCGTCCCACGGTCGTCGACCACGCCGGATATGAAGTGAGAAGGGAAAAAGAAACGACTGAGAgaaagccccccccccccccccccccccgtcccgTCTCCAGTCTCTCGCAATCCCCGCTATGGAGCTTGGCGGGTGAGAAAAGtcgtgcgtgcgtgcggCAAAAATTGCCAGTCGCCCAACCTCCGTCCCATATCCCCTTTCGTCCCGAGGCTGCGAATGAGAAGTGTCTTTGCAAAAGGCTCGCGGAGCGAAACTGAACTCGGGCGTCGAGACATTTGCAGGCCAAGCCCCAAGCCAGCTGCAGAGTGCGACGGGAATAGTCGAAATGGCCATGTCTCGGCTACCTGCAGCACCATTCCGTCGACGGTCGCGCTCCCCCCTATGttgcttctccttctcccctcaCCCTCGTTcctctcgccgtcgtccgtgTTTGTGCTATCCATATATcacgccgcctccctctcttGGGTGTCTCTCGTTATCGTCGTGCTTGCAAGTTACCTGACGGGAGCCCGTCTCACCCGCGTGTAGTAAGATCAGTCcgtccgcccgcccgcccatgCGTCCCCGTCCCTTCTTGTCCCTTCTCGTCCCTCGTCGGGGCcggtgggggggaggggggttgaaGTCTGGAGGATGTTcatccccccttcttcccttgGGCCAGATCGTCATCGCCGTGACGGCCGGGCCGGGACGAGATGGAGTTTAAGTGAGTAAGCTCTGTTCTGTTCTATGCTGCTTTGGACGAGAAGGGTGAagaatgagtgagtgagagagtcCGAGCTGCCCAGACAACCCCTTCCCCGCCCATTGTgatcctcctccctctccgtTTTACATGCGGCTGCGCGACCCTGGTAATAATAGCGCTTCTTTCATTGTAATACACCCCGACGGCCAAATTGTTTAAAAAAAACACTCAATACATAACAACGGTGCATGTGTATGTATGCGCACGTGTGGCAGCTCCGGGATCGGCAGGCAATAGGTTCCTCGGGGGAGTGTGCCCAACTGCAAATGCTCCGTTCCTCCTAGCCCTGCATCCGCTCATCAAAACATCCGAAACAAGCGAGTAACACCTCTCCGTGGGCGAGTGGAAGTTCCTCGCGACTGGATGGGGGTTGGTTGTCCATGTTTAAAAAGCAAAACAAAAAGCGTGTGGCAGTAAGATGGGAGGGGGAAGCTGCGAGAAACCATCGTGGCCTCTCTCGGCCGAGAAGTTATCGCGCACTCAATAGGCAACTTGCTTTTTATGATGGGCATCCGACTGGACGATTAATTGAATGAAAAGGAGGCTGTGGTTGTGTGAACAATGCAGTATCATTCCGTTTTGGGGGCGCGGGAAGTCGATTTGCGCTCTAGGATTTGTACAACGCTGGAAAGTGCATGCAATACTCGTCCTATACACACAAAGCGCCTGTTGCCCGATATCACGTCGGACACTCTGTGGGAAGGTCGGCCATGAAGCCAATGTGCACCACAGCCGCCCTCACTAAGAGCCAAGGAGGAACAGTGCGGGCCTGGAGCTGCGAGGTGTTGGAAAACATTAATCAGGTTCTGGCAGAAAACACGGTGACATCGACACAATCCACCCCCGGGCATCTCCTCCCATTATTACAAGTGCCGAGCCTCAACTATACGCAAACACCCTTCCCCCGTTTTGTTCATCACCAGAAGTAAAGTAGGCACAATGATAGCGCCCGTCATAAACCCGTTGTATCCCCATGCATCAAACAAGAACGCCCGGCCATGTGGTTTCTTCTCTTCATGCGTCAGAGTAGTACTCGTCGTTGTACTGATGACTCGGGGGCATCGTCCAGGTGTTGcccccgccgacgacgttctCCTTGGAGCCCCAGTAGTTGGTGCGCGTCCGGCGTTCGCGCTCGAACTCGGCCCATCTTTTCATGGTGATCTTGCTGCTGTCAAACTCGCCCTCGTACTCGAGaccggccttcttcgtcttctcaCCCGCCGTCTTTCTCGTATCACCCCACGAGAAGTCATCGAATTTCCAGAACGCGTACGTGGGAAGGACAAAGTTCCAGATGGGAAGCGATACCAGGTAGATCAGCATCCACAAGACGTAGGTCCAGGAGTGCGCCGTCAAGACAATGAGCACGGCGGGGAGACCAAGAATGAGACCCAGCAGGATCAAGGGAATGATCTGCGGGGGCTGGTTAACGATGGAGATGATGACTGCGGAAACTGTTAGCCGAGCTCCGGCAAACCTCACTCATGGTTTATTACTTACCGACGTAAAAGGTGAAGGCAATTGCGGCAGGCAGCACAAGGGTTCCCATAAGCTCAATGAACACCACGAATTGCATACTGAAGCAGAAGGTACCGCAGAGATCACGGACCAGCACCAGCTCCATCAGGTTGTGGATAGTCGAGTTGATCCAGCGGCGACGCTGCGAAAGCAGAACACCAAAGGAGTCAGGCACGGTGGTTTTGCAGACAGCCTGTGGTACAAAAACTTGCTTGCGCTTGGGGAAGGTGCGAAGCATGAGAGTTGTCAGGTATCGGTCCTCACCGAGCAGCAAAAGATTCTTCTTATGCAAGGTATCAACGACGTTCTCGGAGTAGTGCTCGACGATATCAGGGTTGGCCAGGATGGGAACCCAGTAGTCCTGGGCTCCCTTGGGCGCCTTGATACGGTACATGCAGAAACAACCGGGCAAACACGTGACACCGCCAAAGACGGACTCGAAGGACTTGGCCAAGTGGTGAGAGATGAAATATTCGAAGACCTGGATGGCAGTAACCCAGCTGTCGCGCTTGTTGGCAATCTTGGTCTCGCCGCAAAGACCCATGATCTCGGGGTCCTTGACCATGGCCGACACCATGTGCGTCAGACTGTCGGGGAAGACTTTGGTatcggcgtcgaccatgaGAACGATTTCGTAGAAGTCGGGCGATATGCCGGTGACCTTCCAAAGACCGTTGAACATCTCATACTCGAGCTCTGTCATACGCTCGTCGAACATGACCTTTTGAAGGAAAGACATGAGAATGATCTGGCTGTCACGCTTGCCACGGTTACCCGGCTTCGACTTGGTCGCCTCGTCCGGCGTGCCACACTTGACCACAAGAAGAACAGGAACCCTTTGCTGCTTCTCAAGGGGAATGGCCGATTTGGCGCCGTAGTCATAGAAACCAGAGTAGACCTTGGCCATGTTGTGTCTCTTGGAACCGCTGGCGACTGCCACGTAGGAGAACGGCTCAACTTCATCGGGGGGGATTGTATGGtccttcatcatcgacaagcAGTAGTCAGGGGTGGACATCGTTTCACCCTTGCCCTTGATGATACCGTCGCAAATAATGACAATGACCTTGTGGCTGTTGGGGTAGTCGGTCATGGCGATGGAGTCGAGCGTCGTCCGGATACCAAGTTCACCTTCAGAGTAACCGGTAACCAGACACATTGTGTGAGCAAGCGGGAATCCAAACGGCATCCAATCGGCAGGCGGTTGAGGGACGACGGCCTCATGAATGAAACCGGCCGGCCCGGGACCTTCGGTCGGGCTGACGTTACTGGTGTAGGGATCTGAGCGGAGGAAACTGGTCCGGCTGTCGTTGCCCTGGCGGTACATGGCATTGGGATGCAGCATGTTGCTGCCAGCACCCGAGCTTGCCATCGTGGTAGGCATCCGCTTCCCACCGGCCTGTGTCGCTGCGCCCGCTCCATAAACGGTAGAGAAGCGTGAAGTCGTGGGCAGGAAGGAGCTTTGACGCTTACTGGTGCGGTCAGAAGAGCCATTAACACTGCTTCCAATATCACCAGGGAGTCTGGGGGGTGCCCGGTAGATGTCCTCAGACCAGTCCTCGATTTGACGATTGCGCTTGCGCTTGTCTCCGCTCTGTGACGTTTTGGCGGCAGCGTATGTCCGGCTGATGAACCATTGGAAGAAGACGGCAAGGAAGAACCTCGTCAACACAACGGCCAGAATGAGGACGAGAGAGCAGTAGAGAACGACCTTGGAGGCAATACAGCCGACAGTATCAGTATCGACGGATCCGACCTTGATGATCTCCTCGAAGCACTCGGCTATCTGCTTATCAGCCGAGCCCTGAAAGGCTCTGGTGACGTCGCGTCCACGAATGGCACGGTTGACGGCCGAATTCTTGTCCTTGAGCTCGTTGAAGCGATCGGGCACCTTTACTTGGCTCGTATTAAACCAGTTGAGCATGTCGAGGTCCAAAACAGTTCCCGAGTAGACGATGAGGTTGCGGGAGCTGTTCTTGATGTCATTCCAAGAAAAATAGACATCTGCGGCGCCGCTCAAGTCAAGATAAAACGTGTCGCGGCTCTTACGCGTGGTGTGGCAGGCCCATCCAAGGTAGTAAGGGATGGTCAGGTTGGGTTTCGATGAGCCGTCCTGGTTGAAGACGGTGCAAGGGAAGTACCAGGCCAGATCGCCGTTACTGTTCGTTGGCACATCCGAATTGTCGGCGAGCGTGATGAGGTTCTTGCATCGACCATTGACGTTTTGGAACAAGAAACTGCCGTCCTTTCCACCGTTCTTCTCGGGCAAGTCGTACAAGACGTTTGCGCCATGAGTCCTGTTGATCATGGGCACACCGTCGGCCGGAGGATGGCGAGAACCCGACAGGTCGTAGGCGGTTCCATGGAAAATCATGTATCCTTCAGACacatcgttgacctggagACGGAGCGGAGGCGTTCCGCAAACCGCTTGAGTAAACCCAAACGTGATGAAACCAACGAAGCCCATGATTAACAGGATGATGCTAACCAAGCCCATCTTTTCCCTCCAAGCTCGTTGTTGGGCCTTGGATGCCATGCCGCAGCACTTGAGCATGAAGTTTGGCATCCAGAACGTGATGATTGCGCAGTAGACGTTCCAGAAACTCGGGGGACGAATCTGCTCGACCTGTTGTTTTCGCTTGCCCTCCTTAGTGAGCTTACCGGACTTGTGGCGGCTCAAACGCTTCGTCTTGGTTCGAGTCGggcccttcttttcctctccGCTGTTTTGCCTGCTGTTTGTTGCTCTCGGTGGCGAGGCATCCGAGTAGTTATCGTTCGTCTGCGAGCGCCCTGACACATCCGTGGTGCCCTCCATGTCCTCGACTATCGGGTCGTTTCCAGTGGCCGAGGGCAGGACGTTCATGTTGGCAGCATGTTGGCGATAGTAGTAGTTGGGGTGGTCCTTGTCGATTCTGCGTCGCTCGGGTCGGATTAggcttctcttcctctgaAAGGGCTCTTCGGCGGTCGAGGGTCCTGAAGCGGGAGCATCGAAAGTCGGGGATAGAGGTTGGTTCTCTGTGTTGGTATTAGGAGACGAGATCGTCTCAGGGAAGGAAGTCGCAGATTGCCCACGTTGATGTTGAGGTCGCCCTCCTACAGGATAGTaaccgtcggcgtcgacatctCCAGGACGGGTCCTTCGCGAAGGCGAGTTTCTGTACGCATTTCTGTTGTCCAAAGGAGAGCTCGCTCCGGGCCTGTCGGGGAGAGACATGGTCCTAAGAGAAGTTGTGCGTTAGCCTTGACTCTACAGGGAGCTGAAGCATGTGTGCAGGAGAGGAGAATGGGGGACTTCACCCTTTCCGAAATGGAGCAGCCTTGATCTGTCGCGAGTATGAAACAGGCGACAGACAATTCCAGGCTCGATTCGTAAGGATACGGAAGTTTAAAACAAAATGACGGGAGATGGAGAAAACCGCGGTATTGGGGGTGGAAGTGAAGTCAAGAAACCACAACAGCGGCAAAAAGACGGGATCTGACTG includes these proteins:
- a CDS encoding Chitin synthase 4, which codes for MSLPDRPGASSPLDNRNAYRNSPSRRTRPGDVDADGYYPVGGRPQHQRGQSATSFPETISSPNTNTENQPLSPTFDAPASGPSTAEEPFQRKRSLIRPERRRIDKDHPNYYYRQHAANMNVLPSATGNDPIVEDMEGTTDVSGRSQTNDNYSDASPPRATNSRQNSGEEKKGPTRTKTKRLSRHKSGKLTKEGKRKQQVEQIRPPSFWNVYCAIITFWMPNFMLKCCGMASKAQQRAWREKMGLVSIILLIMGFVGFITFGFTQAVCGTPPLRLQVNDVSEGYMIFHGTAYDLSGSRHPPADGVPMINRTHGANVLYDLPEKNGGKDGSFLFQNVNGRCKNLITLADNSDVPTNSNGDLAWYFPCTVFNQDGSSKPNLTIPYYLGWACHTTRKSRDTFYLDLSGAADVYFSWNDIKNSSRNLIVYSGTVLDLDMLNWFNTSQVKVPDRFNELKDKNSAVNRAIRGRDVTRAFQGSADKQIAECFEEIIKVGSVDTDTVGCIASKVVLYCSLVLILAVVLTRFFLAVFFQWFISRTYAAAKTSQSGDKRKRNRQIEDWSEDIYRAPPRLPGDIGSSVNGSSDRTSKRQSSFLPTTSRFSTVYGAGAATQAGGKRMPTTMASSGAGSNMLHPNAMYRQGNDSRTSFLRSDPYTSNVSPTEGPGPAGFIHEAVVPQPPADWMPFGFPLAHTMCLVTGYSEGELGIRTTLDSIAMTDYPNSHKVIVIICDGIIKGKGETMSTPDYCLSMMKDHTIPPDEVEPFSYVAVASGSKRHNMAKVYSGFYDYGAKSAIPLEKQQRVPVLLVVKCGTPDEATKSKPGNRGKRDSQIILMSFLQKVMFDERMTELEYEMFNGLWKVTGISPDFYEIVLMVDADTKVFPDSLTHMVSAMVKDPEIMGLCGETKIANKRDSWVTAIQVFEYFISHHLAKSFESVFGGVTCLPGCFCMYRIKAPKGAQDYWVPILANPDIVEHYSENVVDTLHKKNLLLLGEDRYLTTLMLRTFPKRKQVFVPQAVCKTTVPDSFGVLLSQRRRWINSTIHNLMELVLVRDLCGTFCFSMQFVVFIELMGTLVLPAAIAFTFYVVIISIVNQPPQIIPLILLGLILGLPAVLIVLTAHSWTYVLWMLIYLVSLPIWNFVLPTYAFWKFDDFSWGDTRKTAGEKTKKAGLEYEGEFDSSKITMKRWAEFERERRTRTNYWGSKENVVGGGNTWTMPPSHQYNDEYYSDA